The Triticum aestivum cultivar Chinese Spring chromosome 7B, IWGSC CS RefSeq v2.1, whole genome shotgun sequence genome window below encodes:
- the LOC123158898 gene encoding uncharacterized protein: protein MASIGNGKPDAQGQERQAARLLPPAEVPPPHTDAGLVVLFDLLRRRVDGFPTWMLPAYLVHGVDVYGHHPQDLLRRHPPATSPDGKRASYFVNLVRPLTATDARRSRVVPGGFWKSERAPVPVEAAPDKMIGTKQAFSFISKEAEHKGGPRGGFIMHELLLPGQAGRLAGGDELALSKVYPSPRVATKKRSRSQGQGPTASATRTAAASSAPAPTSSPPLLQRSCDVFSSARSSSAVSSPPPSLEPPASSAPPSLEASSLGPASSAPGPASSSPPPIQGSSPRHRQGAAKRVLLLEVGDSPPREGHNISCHQVYRAMEVLGPGRRVPIDCADLFLLDSGKGKRQRTAAEF, encoded by the coding sequence ATGGCCTCAATCGGCAACGGCAAGCCCGATGCCCAGGGCCAGGAGCGCCAGGCGGCGAGGCTCCTGCCGCCGGCCGAGGTGCCGCCTCCGCACACGGACGCGGGCCTCGTGGTGCTGTTCGACCTCCTACGACGACGGGTCGACGGATTCCCCACCTGGATGCTCCCCGCCTACCTCGTCCACGGAGTCGACGTCTACGGCCACCACCCGCAGGATCTGCTGCGGCGCCATCCGCCGGCGACATCGCCCGACGGCAAGCGTGCCTCCTACTTCGTGAACCTGGTACGCCCCCTCACCGCGACGGATGCAAGAAGAAGCAGGGTCGTGCCGGGGGGGTTCTGGAAGTCGGAgcgcgcccccgtccccgtcgaAGCCGCCCCCGACAAGATGATCGGAACCAAGCAGGCCTTCTCTTTCATCTCCAAGGAGGCGGAGCACAAGGGTGGACCCCGCGGCGGGTTCATCATGCACGAGCTCCTTCTCCCCGGCCAGGCAGGACGCCTCGCCGGCGGGGACGAGCTGGCGCTCTCAAAGGTCTACCCGTCTCCGCGCGTCGCCACCAAGAAGAGGTCCAGGTCCCAGGGACAGGGACCGACCGCCAGCGCAACAAGGACCGCGGCCGCCTCCTCTGCTCCAGCGCCGACGTCTTCGCCGCCGCTGCTCCAGCGCTCCTGCGACGTCTTCAGCAGCGCAAGAAGCAGCAGCGCCGTCTCCTCTCCGCCTCCTTCCCTGGAGCCGCCGGCCTCCTCTGCTCCGCCTTCCCTGGAGGCCTCGTCTCTCGGGCCGGCATCCTCTGCGCCGGGGCCGGCATCCTCTTCTCCGCCCCCCATCCAGGGATCGTCTCCACGGCACCGGCAGGGTGCCGCCAAGAGGGTGCTCCTCCTGGAGGTGGGCGACTCCCCCCCGAGGGAAGGCCACAACATTTCGTGCCACCAGGTCTACCGCGCCATGGAGGTTCTTGGACCCGGGAGGCGTGTCCCCATCGACTGCGCTGACCTCTTCCTGCTTGACAGCGGGAAGGGGAAGAGGCAGCGGACGGCTGCAGAGTTTTGA